In Amycolatopsis coloradensis, one genomic interval encodes:
- a CDS encoding amidohydrolase — translation MSDKVLVKAIVGGYVVPVDGDPIDGGTVLIENGKIAAVGTDADVDVPDDAELIDAAGSWVLPGFIDAHVHLGVHEDGEGWSGNDTNEMTDPNGARFRAIDGIDPYEPGFDDALAGGVTSVVIKPGSGNPIGGQTIGVKTWGRTVLDMIFAEGVSVKSALGENPKRVYGEKKQTPSTRLGVASTIRDAFTAARNYAAQRDHAAGEGKPFDVDLTKETLAKVLDGELYWDQHVHRADDMVTAIRLADEFGYKLVINHGTEGHLIADLLAERDVPVILGPLFTTKSKVELRNRTLRAPGILARAGVRIAITTDHPVVPINFLVYQAALSVKDGLDPETALKALTVNPAAMLDLDDQVGSLKPGLDADVVIWSGDPLDVMNRAMRVFVRGREVYHFDEETGVGVTEERRYREG, via the coding sequence ATGTCTGACAAAGTACTGGTCAAGGCCATCGTCGGTGGTTACGTCGTCCCGGTCGACGGTGATCCCATCGACGGCGGCACGGTCCTCATCGAGAACGGGAAGATCGCCGCGGTCGGCACGGACGCCGACGTCGACGTCCCCGACGACGCCGAACTGATCGACGCCGCGGGCAGCTGGGTGCTGCCCGGCTTCATCGACGCGCACGTCCACCTCGGCGTCCACGAGGACGGCGAAGGCTGGTCGGGGAACGACACGAACGAGATGACCGACCCCAACGGCGCGCGGTTCCGGGCGATCGACGGGATCGACCCGTACGAGCCCGGCTTCGACGACGCGCTCGCGGGCGGCGTCACCAGCGTCGTCATCAAGCCAGGCTCCGGGAACCCCATCGGCGGGCAGACGATCGGCGTCAAGACCTGGGGCCGGACCGTGCTCGACATGATCTTCGCCGAGGGCGTCAGCGTGAAGAGCGCGCTCGGCGAGAACCCGAAACGGGTCTACGGCGAGAAGAAGCAGACGCCGTCGACCAGGCTGGGTGTCGCGTCGACCATCCGCGACGCGTTCACCGCCGCGCGCAACTACGCCGCCCAGCGCGACCACGCCGCCGGCGAGGGCAAGCCATTCGACGTCGACCTGACCAAGGAGACTCTGGCCAAGGTTCTCGACGGCGAGCTGTACTGGGACCAGCACGTCCACCGCGCCGACGACATGGTGACCGCGATCCGGCTGGCCGACGAGTTCGGCTACAAACTGGTGATCAACCACGGCACCGAAGGGCACCTGATCGCGGACCTGCTGGCCGAGCGGGACGTGCCGGTGATCCTCGGCCCGCTGTTCACCACCAAGTCCAAAGTGGAGCTGCGCAACCGCACCCTGCGGGCGCCCGGCATCCTCGCCAGGGCGGGTGTGCGGATCGCGATCACCACGGACCACCCGGTCGTGCCGATCAACTTCCTGGTCTACCAGGCCGCGCTGTCGGTGAAGGACGGCCTCGACCCGGAGACCGCGCTGAAGGCGCTGACCGTCAACCCGGCCGCGATGCTGGACCTCGACGACCAGGTCGGCTCGCTGAAGCCGGGCCTCGACGCCGATGTGGTCATCTGGTCGGGTGACCCGCTGGACGTGATGAACCGGGCCATGCGCGTGTTCGTGCGGGGGCGCGAGGTCTACCACTTCGACGAGGAGACCGGCGTCGGGGTCACCGAGGAACGCCGGTACCGCGAGGGCTGA
- a CDS encoding ATP-binding cassette domain-containing protein, producing the protein MSEGKLEIDRISKKYGAKVALDEVSFEVQPGELFGFVGSNGAGKTTTMRIVLGVLAADSGQVRFDGAPITHETRTHIGYMPEERGLYPKMKVLEQLVYLAELHGMSTNDAHRSAENWIARLGLTERRKDEVQKLSLGNQQRVQLAAALVHDPKVLVLDEPFSGLDPLAVDVMSGVLREKAATGVPVVFSSHQLDLVERLCDRVGIIRSGRMVASGTVGELTAGAGNGLVVTAPAAAPGWASSVPGVRTVEQNGSTTILELEAGADDQAVLAAALATGPVTEFTKRRRSLTELFRDAVAEKPAAQGVSA; encoded by the coding sequence ATGAGCGAGGGGAAGCTGGAGATCGACCGGATCTCCAAGAAGTACGGCGCGAAGGTCGCGCTGGACGAGGTGAGCTTCGAGGTCCAGCCCGGTGAGCTGTTCGGGTTCGTCGGCAGCAACGGCGCGGGCAAGACCACCACGATGCGGATCGTGCTCGGGGTGCTCGCGGCCGACTCCGGCCAGGTGCGCTTCGACGGCGCCCCGATCACCCACGAGACCCGCACCCACATCGGGTACATGCCAGAGGAACGCGGGCTGTACCCGAAGATGAAGGTGCTGGAACAGCTGGTCTATCTCGCCGAGCTGCACGGGATGTCGACCAACGACGCCCATCGCAGCGCCGAGAACTGGATCGCCCGGCTCGGGCTGACCGAACGGCGCAAGGACGAGGTGCAGAAGCTGAGCCTCGGCAACCAGCAGCGCGTGCAGCTCGCCGCCGCGCTGGTGCACGATCCGAAGGTCCTCGTGCTGGACGAGCCGTTCTCCGGCCTCGACCCGCTGGCCGTGGACGTGATGAGCGGGGTGCTGCGCGAGAAGGCCGCGACCGGCGTGCCGGTGGTGTTCTCCAGTCACCAGCTGGATCTGGTCGAGCGGCTGTGCGACCGGGTCGGCATCATCCGAAGTGGACGGATGGTCGCCTCCGGCACCGTCGGGGAGCTGACCGCCGGTGCGGGCAACGGTCTCGTCGTCACCGCGCCCGCCGCCGCGCCCGGCTGGGCTTCCTCCGTCCCCGGTGTCCGGACGGTCGAACAGAACGGCTCGACGACGATCCTCGAACTCGAGGCGGGCGCCGACGATCAGGCCGTGCTCGCCGCGGCGCTGGCCACCGGCCCGGTCACCGAGTTCACCAAACGCAGGCGTTCGCTGACCGAGCTTTTCCGCGACGCGGTCGCCGAGAAGCCGGCGGCACAGGGAGTTTCCGCATGA
- a CDS encoding acyl-CoA dehydrogenase family protein → MPADRLLPSTEAQDLIDLAKEIAREELAPIASKYEETAHFPREQFRLLGQAGLLGLPYSERWGGGELPYEVYLQVLEEIAAAWMSVGVGLSVHTMSCFALAHHGTDEQRDRWLPSMLEGGLLGAYALSETHAGSDAAALSTRARLDGDQYVVNGTKAWITHAGEADFYTTMVRTSDDGGQGISCLLVDAATPGLSAAPPERKMGLTGSTTAQLMFEDAAVDADRRIGEEGHGLKIALSSLSSGRLGIAACAVGLAQAALDEALEYAKGRTQFGRPIIEFQGLEFLLADMAATVETSRAMYLDAARRRDRGLPFQRQASIAKLVATDGAMKVTTDAVQVLGGAGYTKDFPVERYMREAKVPQIFEGTNQIQRMVIARELRKG, encoded by the coding sequence ATGCCGGCGGACCGTCTGCTGCCCAGCACCGAGGCCCAGGATCTGATCGACCTGGCCAAGGAGATCGCACGCGAGGAACTCGCCCCGATCGCGAGCAAGTACGAGGAGACCGCGCACTTCCCGCGCGAGCAGTTCCGGCTGCTCGGACAGGCCGGGCTGCTCGGCCTGCCGTACTCGGAACGCTGGGGCGGCGGCGAGCTGCCGTACGAGGTGTACCTGCAGGTTCTGGAGGAAATCGCGGCCGCGTGGATGTCGGTCGGCGTCGGGCTCTCCGTGCACACGATGTCCTGCTTCGCGCTGGCGCACCACGGCACCGACGAGCAGCGAGACCGCTGGCTGCCCTCGATGCTGGAAGGCGGCCTGCTGGGCGCGTATGCGCTCTCGGAGACCCACGCCGGCTCCGACGCGGCCGCCCTCTCGACCCGCGCGCGGCTCGACGGCGACCAGTACGTCGTGAACGGCACGAAGGCATGGATCACCCACGCGGGTGAGGCCGACTTCTACACGACCATGGTGCGCACCAGCGACGACGGCGGCCAGGGCATCTCCTGCCTGCTCGTCGACGCGGCGACGCCGGGCCTGTCGGCCGCGCCGCCCGAGCGAAAGATGGGCCTCACCGGGTCGACCACGGCGCAGCTGATGTTCGAGGACGCCGCCGTCGACGCCGACCGGCGGATCGGCGAGGAGGGCCACGGGCTGAAGATCGCGCTTTCGTCGCTCAGCTCCGGACGGCTGGGCATCGCCGCGTGCGCCGTCGGGCTCGCGCAGGCCGCGCTGGACGAGGCGCTCGAGTACGCGAAGGGCCGCACGCAGTTCGGGCGGCCGATCATCGAGTTCCAGGGACTGGAATTCCTGCTGGCCGACATGGCCGCGACCGTCGAGACGTCGCGCGCGATGTACCTCGACGCGGCTCGCCGCCGTGACCGCGGGCTGCCGTTCCAGCGGCAGGCGTCCATCGCGAAGCTCGTCGCGACCGACGGCGCGATGAAGGTGACCACCGATGCCGTGCAGGTCCTCGGCGGCGCCGGCTACACGAAGGACTTCCCGGTGGAGCGGTACATGCGGGAGGCGAAGGTGCCGCAGATCTTCGAGGGCACGAACCAGATCCAGCGCATGGTGATCGCGCGGGAACTGCGGAAAGGCTGA
- a CDS encoding glycerol-3-phosphate dehydrogenase/oxidase, protein MTPGSLNALRRDRELTALAGGERVDLVVVGGGVTGAGIALDAAARGLSVTLIEAYDLAYGTSRWSSKLVHGGLRYLAKGDLALAHESAVERGILMTRTAPHLTRAIPQLFPMYRKTSRGQQAFIMTGLVAGDGLRRAAGTPASVLPRPRSIPAAEALALAPGLSPQGLRGALLAYDGALTDDARLVVSLARTAASRGAKILTRVEALRLDAESVLARDRLTGREIEIRARQVINATGVWAGELAESVRLRPSRGSHLILASGAALIGATSVNVPVPGENNRFVFLLPQPDGRVFVGVTDEPTDGPVPRVPSVPESDVDFLLEVASTAFTRPLTRADVAGSFAGLRPLVEGGGGRSADLSRKHAVVTGADGVLTVVGGKLTTYRKMAEDAVDAALKRSGLLAGPSTTSRLPLLGATPRSRLSTVDAPARLVAKYGTEAPRVAALGEVDQELGLPLFDGTEISAAEVVWAVRHEGALDVEDVLERRTRLGLVAPDAEAARGRVQELVDKSLAGLS, encoded by the coding sequence GTGACGCCGGGCTCGCTCAACGCTCTGCGGCGCGACCGGGAACTCACGGCGCTGGCCGGCGGCGAGCGGGTCGATCTGGTGGTGGTCGGCGGTGGTGTCACCGGCGCGGGGATCGCGCTGGACGCGGCCGCGCGCGGCCTCTCGGTGACCCTGATCGAGGCGTACGACCTGGCATACGGGACGTCACGCTGGTCCAGCAAGCTCGTCCACGGCGGCCTCCGGTATCTGGCCAAGGGCGATCTGGCGCTGGCGCACGAAAGCGCCGTCGAACGCGGGATACTGATGACCCGCACCGCCCCGCATCTCACCAGGGCGATCCCGCAGCTCTTCCCGATGTACCGCAAGACCTCCCGCGGCCAGCAAGCGTTCATCATGACCGGCCTCGTCGCCGGTGACGGCCTCCGCCGCGCGGCCGGGACCCCGGCGTCGGTGCTGCCCCGGCCGAGGTCGATCCCGGCCGCGGAGGCTCTGGCGCTCGCGCCCGGTCTGTCCCCTCAAGGCCTGCGCGGCGCGCTGCTGGCCTACGACGGCGCGCTGACCGACGACGCGCGGCTCGTGGTGAGCCTGGCGCGCACGGCGGCGTCACGCGGCGCGAAGATCCTGACGAGGGTCGAGGCGCTCAGGCTCGACGCGGAATCGGTGCTGGCCAGGGACAGGCTCACCGGGCGGGAGATCGAGATCCGCGCACGTCAGGTGATCAACGCGACCGGCGTCTGGGCGGGCGAACTCGCGGAATCCGTGCGGCTGCGGCCTTCCCGCGGTTCGCATCTCATCCTGGCTTCGGGAGCGGCACTGATCGGCGCGACGTCGGTCAACGTGCCCGTCCCCGGCGAGAACAACCGCTTCGTCTTCCTGCTGCCGCAACCGGACGGCCGGGTGTTCGTCGGGGTCACCGACGAGCCGACCGACGGCCCGGTCCCGCGGGTGCCGTCCGTGCCGGAGTCCGATGTGGACTTCCTGCTCGAAGTGGCGTCGACGGCGTTCACCCGCCCGCTGACGCGTGCCGACGTCGCGGGTTCGTTCGCCGGGCTGCGGCCTTTGGTCGAGGGCGGCGGCGGGCGCAGCGCGGACCTCTCGCGCAAGCACGCGGTGGTGACCGGCGCCGACGGCGTGCTCACCGTCGTGGGCGGCAAGCTGACGACGTACCGGAAGATGGCCGAGGACGCCGTCGACGCGGCGCTGAAACGATCCGGGCTCCTCGCCGGACCGTCGACCACGTCCCGGCTCCCGCTGCTCGGCGCGACACCACGGAGCCGTCTGTCCACTGTGGACGCTCCAGCTCGGCTGGTCGCGAAGTACGGCACCGAAGCACCGCGGGTCGCGGCACTCGGCGAAGTCGATCAGGAACTGGGCCTGCCCCTGTTCGACGGGACCGAGATCAGCGCGGCGGAAGTCGTCTGGGCCGTGCGGCACGAGGGCGCTCTCGACGTCGAGGACGTCTTGGAGCGCCGCACCCGGCTCGGCCTGGTCGCCCCGGACGCCGAGGCGGCCCGCGGCCGCGTCCAGGAGCTTGTCGACAAATCACTCGCCGGCCTCTCCTGA
- a CDS encoding citrate synthase, whose protein sequence is MSDATTAAGQSGETATLRLPNGEHEFKVIHPVEGAPGIELGKLLATTGYITHDPGFVNTGAASSAITYIDGDAGILRYRGYPIEQLAEKSTFIEVSYLLIYGELPTQAQLEEFTGKIQRHTLLHEDLKAFFSGFPRDAHPMPVLSSAVSALSTFYQDSLNPFDEANVELSTIRLLAKVPTLAAYAYKKSVGQPLLYPDNSLGLVENFLRMTFGFPAEPYEVDPDVAKALDLLFILHADHEQNCSTSTVRLVGSSEANLFASISAGINALFGPLHGGANSAVLDMLEGIQAEGGDVANFVTRVKNKEKGVRLMGFGHRVYKNYDPRAKIIKNTADEILSKLKGGDQLLDIAKKLEETALSDDYFIERKLYPNVDFYTGLIYRALGFPTKYFTVLFALGRLPGWIAHWREMIQDPATKIGRPRQIYTGYASRDYAPISER, encoded by the coding sequence ATGTCCGACGCGACGACGGCTGCGGGGCAGTCCGGCGAGACCGCGACGCTGCGCCTGCCCAACGGCGAGCACGAGTTCAAGGTGATCCACCCGGTCGAGGGCGCGCCTGGGATCGAGCTGGGGAAGCTGCTGGCGACGACCGGGTACATCACCCACGACCCGGGGTTCGTGAACACCGGTGCCGCGTCGTCGGCCATCACCTACATCGACGGTGACGCCGGCATCCTGCGCTACCGCGGGTACCCGATCGAACAGCTGGCCGAGAAGTCGACCTTCATCGAGGTCTCGTACCTGCTCATCTACGGCGAGCTGCCGACCCAGGCGCAGCTGGAGGAGTTCACCGGGAAGATCCAGCGGCACACCCTGCTGCACGAGGACCTGAAGGCCTTCTTCAGCGGCTTCCCGCGCGACGCGCACCCGATGCCGGTGCTCTCCAGTGCCGTATCCGCGCTGTCGACCTTCTACCAGGACTCGCTCAACCCGTTCGACGAAGCGAACGTGGAGCTGTCCACCATCCGCCTTCTGGCCAAGGTTCCGACCCTGGCCGCGTACGCGTACAAGAAGTCCGTCGGCCAGCCGCTGCTGTACCCGGACAACTCGCTCGGCCTGGTCGAGAACTTCCTCCGGATGACCTTCGGTTTCCCGGCCGAGCCCTACGAGGTCGACCCGGACGTCGCCAAGGCGCTCGACCTGCTGTTCATCCTGCACGCCGACCACGAGCAGAACTGCTCGACCTCGACCGTGCGTCTCGTCGGCTCCTCCGAGGCGAACCTGTTCGCCTCGATCTCGGCCGGTATCAACGCGCTCTTCGGCCCGCTGCACGGTGGCGCCAACAGCGCGGTCCTGGACATGCTCGAGGGCATCCAGGCCGAGGGCGGCGATGTCGCGAACTTCGTCACCCGCGTGAAGAACAAGGAAAAGGGTGTCCGCCTGATGGGCTTCGGGCACCGGGTCTACAAGAACTACGACCCGCGCGCGAAGATCATCAAGAACACCGCGGACGAGATCCTCTCCAAGCTCAAGGGCGGCGACCAGCTGCTCGACATCGCGAAGAAGCTGGAAGAGACCGCGCTCTCGGACGACTACTTCATCGAGCGGAAGCTGTACCCGAACGTCGACTTCTACACCGGTCTGATCTACCGGGCGCTCGGTTTCCCGACGAAGTACTTCACCGTGCTGTTCGCGCTCGGCCGCCTGCCGGGCTGGATCGCGCACTGGCGCGAGATGATCCAGGACCCGGCCACCAAGATCGGCCGCCCGCGGCAGATCTACACCGGCTACGCGTCGCGGGACTACGCGCCCATCTCGGAGCGCTGA
- a CDS encoding ABC transporter permease, with the protein MNTVSSWRAVWLIAKRELNTRLRTRSFVVGTAVLLVMLMGYVLLQSTLISNEDKSKVGLTGQTAGIAQQLKTAGEAIGEKIETVTVADPAQGRSQVENGDLDALLSGNATELKVLVKSDLDTKLRSLLNGVSQQEVLNGILSEAQKSPDEVMRTVHQTQVEVDSIKPPDPEKSQRMVIGLIVAVLLYMSIVTYGTLVAQGVVEEKSSRVVEILLSTVRPWHLLLGKVIGLGLVGLTQLVIIGGAGFVVASATDVLTLSGVATSALLWGVLWYLLGFLLYATVYGAMGSLVSRQEDTQSVIGPVNIVLILGFVVGFNLLAQAPEGTGTKVLSLVPLLSPVLMPARIAAGTVETWEIALSLGLTVGAIALFTWLGARIYQNSVLRVGSRIKLSEALKG; encoded by the coding sequence ATGAACACCGTATCTTCGTGGCGCGCGGTCTGGCTCATCGCCAAACGCGAGCTGAACACCCGGCTGCGCACCAGGTCCTTCGTGGTCGGCACCGCCGTGCTGCTGGTCATGCTGATGGGGTACGTCCTGCTGCAGTCCACGCTGATCAGCAACGAGGACAAGAGCAAGGTCGGGCTCACCGGCCAGACCGCCGGGATCGCGCAGCAGCTCAAGACAGCGGGCGAGGCGATCGGCGAGAAGATCGAGACCGTCACCGTCGCCGATCCGGCGCAAGGCCGGTCTCAGGTCGAGAACGGCGATCTGGACGCGCTGCTGTCCGGCAACGCCACCGAGCTGAAAGTGCTCGTCAAGTCCGATTTGGACACGAAGCTGCGTTCCCTGCTGAACGGCGTGTCCCAGCAGGAAGTGCTGAACGGCATCCTTTCCGAGGCCCAGAAGTCGCCGGACGAGGTGATGCGCACGGTCCACCAGACCCAGGTCGAGGTCGACTCGATCAAACCGCCGGACCCGGAGAAGTCACAGCGGATGGTGATCGGGCTGATCGTGGCGGTGCTGCTGTACATGAGCATCGTGACCTACGGGACGCTGGTCGCGCAGGGCGTGGTCGAGGAGAAGTCCAGCCGCGTGGTGGAGATCCTGCTGTCCACGGTCCGGCCGTGGCATCTGTTGCTGGGCAAGGTGATCGGGCTCGGCCTGGTCGGGCTGACGCAGCTGGTGATCATCGGCGGTGCCGGGTTCGTCGTCGCGTCCGCGACCGACGTGCTGACGCTGTCCGGGGTCGCGACGAGCGCGCTGCTGTGGGGTGTGCTGTGGTACCTGCTCGGGTTCCTGCTGTACGCCACCGTCTACGGCGCCATGGGTTCGCTGGTCTCCCGGCAGGAGGACACCCAGTCCGTGATCGGCCCGGTCAACATCGTGCTGATCCTCGGCTTCGTCGTCGGGTTCAACCTGCTGGCGCAGGCGCCGGAGGGCACGGGCACGAAGGTGCTTTCCCTGGTGCCGTTGCTTTCCCCGGTGCTGATGCCCGCCAGGATCGCCGCCGGGACCGTCGAGACGTGGGAGATCGCGCTGTCGCTGGGCCTGACCGTGGGCGCCATCGCCCTGTTCACCTGGCTGGGCGCGCGGATCTATCAGAACAGCGTCCTGCGGGTCGGCAGCCGGATCAAGCTTTCGGAAGCCCTGAAGGGCTGA
- a CDS encoding helix-turn-helix transcriptional regulator: MSPVRRGKELPIYNRLPVLRAERGLSRAALAAAVEVNPQTIGALERGDHYPSLDLAFRICAVFDLPVEAVFSREPFTPLSTQVYREGGT; this comes from the coding sequence ATGAGCCCGGTCAGACGCGGCAAAGAGCTGCCGATCTACAACCGGCTTCCCGTGCTCCGGGCGGAGCGCGGACTGAGCAGGGCCGCCCTCGCGGCGGCCGTCGAGGTCAACCCGCAGACCATCGGCGCGCTCGAACGAGGGGACCACTACCCGAGCCTGGACCTGGCGTTCCGCATCTGCGCGGTGTTCGACCTCCCGGTCGAGGCCGTGTTCAGCCGCGAACCGTTCACGCCGCTGTCCACTCAGGTCTACCGGGAGGGGGGAACATGA
- a CDS encoding carbohydrate kinase has translation MIVVGGEALVDLVPGEPLDSTVDGGLRALLPRMGGGPYNVALAAGRLGVPTGFLSRVSNDRFGVALVDRLHASGVDTALLQRGNEPTTLAVVALDEKGSAQYAFYTEGTADRLVADPGPLPEDVTALSLGTLGMVLEPGASTYETVLRRESDRGVLTVLDPNIRAALIADPAAYRARFESWLPHIRLLKISDDDTEWLAEGADPVDAAKVWTSCGVDAVVLTRGAQGLSVITRAGEIAQVPSRRVDVVDTIGAGDTVQGALLAWLYSNGVRDLSTLDADGWRTALEFAAKAASITVSRSGAEPPTAGDMASAV, from the coding sequence GTGATCGTCGTAGGTGGAGAGGCGCTGGTCGACCTCGTTCCCGGTGAACCGTTGGATTCCACTGTGGACGGTGGGTTGCGCGCGCTGCTGCCCCGGATGGGTGGTGGTCCCTACAACGTCGCGCTCGCCGCCGGGCGGCTCGGCGTCCCGACGGGCTTCCTGTCGCGCGTCTCGAACGACCGCTTCGGCGTCGCGCTGGTGGACCGGCTGCACGCCTCCGGCGTCGACACCGCCTTGCTGCAGCGGGGAAACGAGCCGACGACCCTTGCCGTGGTCGCGCTCGACGAGAAGGGTTCCGCCCAGTACGCCTTCTACACCGAGGGCACCGCGGACCGGCTGGTCGCCGACCCCGGCCCGCTGCCGGAAGATGTGACGGCGCTCTCGCTCGGCACCCTCGGCATGGTCCTGGAGCCGGGCGCGAGCACGTACGAAACCGTGTTGCGCCGCGAATCCGACCGCGGCGTCCTGACCGTGCTCGATCCGAACATCCGTGCGGCGCTGATCGCCGACCCGGCGGCGTACCGGGCGAGGTTCGAGTCCTGGCTGCCGCATATCCGCCTGCTCAAGATCTCCGACGACGACACGGAATGGCTCGCCGAGGGCGCCGACCCGGTCGACGCGGCAAAGGTCTGGACCTCTTGCGGAGTCGATGCCGTCGTGCTCACCCGGGGCGCGCAAGGGCTGTCCGTCATCACACGAGCGGGCGAAATCGCCCAGGTCCCCTCGCGCCGGGTCGACGTCGTCGACACGATCGGCGCCGGTGACACCGTGCAGGGCGCCCTGCTGGCGTGGCTGTACTCGAACGGGGTCCGTGACTTGTCCACTCTCGACGCCGACGGCTGGCGTACGGCGCTCGAATTCGCGGCGAAAGCGGCGTCGATCACCGTCTCGCGGAGCGGGGCCGAACCGCCGACGGCGGGCGATATGGCATCCGCCGTGTGA
- a CDS encoding Uma2 family endonuclease — MTAVPYSTTGSHGEPGWAIPDHLLSVAEYAALGEPHNKALYALARQLESQLPDHLEFVQDIDVDPGLAPPGEPGFARRPDLIIALREAGERIDEEDTMYHADDVVVVVEIVSPGSKRTDYVTKHGEYADAGIPHHWIVDLSEPVSLVACHQAGELGYQDAPAMTGEFAAAEPFPVKLDLDRLLS, encoded by the coding sequence GTGACAGCCGTTCCCTATTCCACGACCGGGTCGCACGGTGAACCAGGGTGGGCCATCCCGGATCACCTGCTGTCGGTCGCGGAGTACGCGGCGCTCGGTGAGCCCCACAACAAGGCGCTGTACGCCTTGGCCAGGCAGCTGGAGTCGCAGCTGCCCGATCACCTCGAATTCGTCCAGGACATCGACGTCGATCCGGGGCTGGCGCCGCCTGGCGAGCCGGGTTTCGCCAGGCGACCGGATCTGATCATCGCCCTCCGTGAAGCAGGCGAGCGAATCGACGAAGAAGACACGATGTACCACGCGGACGACGTCGTCGTCGTGGTCGAGATCGTGTCACCGGGCTCGAAGCGCACCGACTACGTGACCAAACACGGCGAGTACGCCGACGCGGGGATCCCGCATCACTGGATCGTCGATCTCAGCGAGCCCGTCTCGCTTGTCGCCTGCCACCAAGCGGGCGAACTCGGCTACCAGGACGCTCCGGCCATGACCGGCGAATTCGCCGCCGCCGAGCCGTTTCCGGTGAAGCTGGATCTCGACCGACTGCTCTCGTGA
- a CDS encoding TetR/AcrR family transcriptional regulator, with protein MTSRRQPTARQRALLSELEALFLAEGFSQFTLDDLAARLRCSKSTLYALAPSKEQLAVKVVTHFFKGAADLLEERIAGIDDARKILGEYLAGISEYLNRASAAFMTDIAEFAPARDAYQLNSRAAARRIRSFIDRGVTDGVFREVHARLIAEMAGLIIEGIQTGVVGQRTGVTDAEAFTALSELLLGGIATKNVLN; from the coding sequence ATGACCTCGCGCCGCCAGCCCACCGCGCGTCAGAGAGCACTGCTCTCGGAACTTGAAGCACTCTTCCTCGCCGAGGGGTTCTCCCAGTTCACGCTGGACGACCTGGCCGCGAGGCTCCGCTGCTCGAAGTCGACCCTCTACGCGCTCGCCCCCAGCAAGGAGCAGCTCGCGGTGAAGGTCGTCACCCACTTTTTCAAGGGGGCCGCCGACCTGCTGGAGGAGCGGATCGCCGGGATCGACGACGCCCGCAAGATCCTCGGCGAGTATCTCGCCGGGATCTCTGAATACCTGAATCGCGCCTCGGCCGCTTTCATGACCGACATCGCCGAATTCGCGCCGGCGCGGGACGCGTATCAGCTCAACAGTCGCGCCGCGGCCCGCCGGATCCGGTCGTTCATCGATCGCGGCGTCACCGACGGTGTTTTCCGCGAGGTGCACGCGCGGCTGATCGCGGAAATGGCGGGACTGATCATCGAGGGAATCCAGACCGGTGTCGTCGGTCAGCGCACCGGGGTGACCGACGCCGAAGCGTTCACCGCGTTGTCGGAGCTTTTGCTCGGCGGGATCGCGACAAAAAATGTCCTGAACTGA
- a CDS encoding TetR/AcrR family transcriptional regulator: MSDDVLLDAAKKCVLAVGVRRTTLAEIARTAKVSRMTVYRRFPDVRSVLATLMTREFGGLLQGAAEPEVEPANFREKLVQSSSAAVAALSGDPLFRTLLDLDSELVLPYIVERLGKTQRFAEGVILHLLKSGHEDGSIRKGDLPSQARTLLLLIQSFAFSYRPATSDVNEKELMAEFAHVLDAALRP, translated from the coding sequence GTGTCCGACGACGTTCTGCTCGACGCCGCGAAGAAGTGCGTGCTCGCCGTCGGCGTGAGGCGGACCACCCTCGCCGAGATCGCCCGTACCGCGAAGGTCAGCCGGATGACCGTCTACCGCCGGTTCCCTGACGTGCGCAGCGTGCTCGCGACCCTCATGACCCGCGAGTTCGGCGGCCTGCTCCAGGGCGCCGCCGAGCCGGAGGTCGAGCCCGCCAACTTCCGCGAGAAGCTCGTACAGAGTTCGTCCGCCGCCGTCGCCGCGCTGTCGGGCGACCCGCTGTTCCGCACCCTGCTGGACCTCGACTCCGAACTGGTCCTGCCCTACATCGTCGAGCGGCTGGGGAAGACCCAGCGCTTCGCCGAAGGCGTGATCCTGCACCTGCTGAAGTCGGGCCACGAAGACGGCTCGATCCGCAAGGGCGACCTGCCTTCGCAGGCGCGCACCCTGCTGCTGCTCATCCAGTCCTTCGCGTTCTCGTACCGCCCCGCCACCTCGGACGTGAACGAGAAGGAGCTGATGGCGGAATTCGCCCACGTACTCGACGCGGCGTTGCGGCCGTGA